In Hymenobacter volaticus, the genomic window CCTTGCTTGCCTGTGGAAGTAGCCCGGGTCAGGTGCACTTTGGCTAGCATGTGCAATGCCGTAGCCCGCGTTACGCGGCCAGGCTGCGCCGCCGTACTAGCAATGTCCTTGAGGGCATCGTTCAGATCCGTAACAATGGCATTGTATACATCGGCGGTGGAATTACGTGAAAAATCCTTTGTTGGTGCATCCACGAATGTGAGCGTCAACGGCACATCACCGAAAGCTTGCACCAACTGAAAGTAATACCAAGCCCGCAACACTTTGGCTTCTGCTACAATCTGGGCGAGAGCGGGGGCAGTTAGCCCCTGCACCGTACCCGCGTACTGAATAACGCCGTTGGCGTCGTTGATATAGCGGTAATAGGTAGCCCACAAGTTGGTAGCCGTTCCGTTGTTGTTGTTGAGTAGGCCGCCGTTGTAATCTTCCAGTCCATCACTTGCGCCAAAACCGCGCATAAATTCATCGGTACCCTGCGACATGAAGTTGGAACCTCCCTGATCGGAAGTTGCATTGCGTAGGCCCGAGTATACCCCTGCCAGACCAGCCTGTAAGCCGTCGGGCGTGCCTAAGAAACTAGGGACCAGAACTGAACGAGGATTCTCGTCCAAGATGTCTTTATCGCAACTGCTGGCGGCCAGAAGCAAAGCGAGGGCCGAGCCAGTAAGAAATATCTTTTTCATATATGAAAAGGGACGCACACGTGCGCTAAGAAAAGTTGAGAAGAAATTAGAAGCCGACGTTCACACCGATAATGAATGCCCGGGTAGCGGGATAGTTCACGCCGCGGCCAGCCGTACCGCTGTTAACATTGCTGTTTAGGTCGCCTTCGGCAAAGGCAATACCATTGTTATTGGAAGAGCTGCCGCTAAAGCGAGTCGAGTATGACAGTGCATCCGGGTCAATGGCTTTGTTTTTCTTGTAGAAATCCTCTGGCGACCAGATGAGCGGGTTTTGTACCTGCAAGTAGATGCGGGCAGTGCTCATTTTGGCTTTCTGCACAATGCTAGCCGGCAACGCATACCCCAAGTCGATGCTGCGCACCTTGATAAACGTACCACTCAAGTAAGACAACGTCGAGGAGTTGAGCACGAAATCGTTGAAGTAGGTCTGGTTGGGCTGTGGGTACGGGTTGTTAGGTGTATCGGGCGTCCAGTACGGCAGGTTCACCTGGTTGCGGCGACCACCGAACGTGGTGAAATACGAGGTAGGGTACAGCAGCGGGTCAACCACGGTAGCACCCACGCGGGTGAGAGCCACAGCCGTCAAATCGAAGCCTTTAAACTTGAAGCGTTGGGTGGTACCGGCTTCAAACTTCGGCTGGCGCGACCCGATGATTTGCCGGTCGGCGGGGTCTACGGTGCCGCTGTTGTTGAGGTCCTCGATTCTGATTTGGCCTATCCGGCTGGCGGCTTTCGCAATAGCTGCCTCTTCGCCGGGCTGCCAGATGCCCGCTTTCTTGTAGTCATAGAACACGTACAGTGGCTGACCAATGAAGCGCTGGTTGCTGATGTCGCTGCGGGGGTTGCCGTTTTCGTCGTCGCCTAAGCCTAGATCGAGCACTTTCTCACGGTTCACGGTGAAGTTCCAGTCAGAATTCCACTCGAAACCACTGGCCGTGCGCACGTTCACCGTCGAGATGCCGATTTCAAGACCACGGTTTTGCGTTTTACCGATGTTACGCGTGAAAGAGCCGTAGCCGCTCACAGTTGGTAGCGCATCGGGCAGCAGCAAGTCGCTGGTGCGCTGCTCGTACACCTCTATCGAGCCGCTAATGCGGTTTTGCAGGAAGCCGAAGTCAAGGCCGAAGTTAGTGGTAGCCGTGTATTCCCAGCCCAGGTTGGGGTTAGGAATAGAGGCCGGAACTACCCCAACTACACCCGTACCCCCGAAGCTGTAGTAGCCGTTGCCTAGGCCCGACTGCAAGGAACCAAGCGTTTGGTAAGGGTTTACGGCAGTGCTGCCGGTGCGGCCATAGCTGGCACGCAGCTTCAGGTTGTTCACCCAAGCTTGGCTTTGCATGAACTGCTCATTGACGATGTTCCAGGCCAAGGCACCCGATGGGAAGGCTTTGTACTTGTTGCCAGGAGCCAAGCGCGACGAGCCATCGGCCCGAACCGTTACGGTAGCCGAGTAGCGGTTGTCGTAAGCGTAGTTCACGCGGCCCATGTAGGAAATAATGTCCCACTGGTTTTCGAAGCTGCCAGGCGCCGTAGGTGTACCCGCACCTAGGTTAGAAGAAAGCTGGTAGTTGGTAGGCAAGTTTTGCGAACCGGCATTGAACCCATCGGTACGGAACTCCTGCGCGCTGTACAAACCCGTGAAGTTTACATCGTGCTTCCCAAACGTGCGGTTGTAGGTCAGCAGGTTTTCAGCCAGCAGGTTGAAGGCGAGGTTCTGCGAGCGAGAAGCAGCGTTCTGGCCCCCGTTACGGGCCGGCGTGTTCGAGGCGTTAAACGATTCGCTGTTTTCCGAGCGGCCATCCAAGCCAACATTGAGGCGGTAATCCAGCCCTGGCAGGATGTTTACCTGCGCATACAGGCTGTTGAAAGTGCGAATACGACGGCGTCTGTCTAAGTGCGCGTCCGGCACATAGTACGTTAACGCGTTAGCCGTTGCCTGGTCGTTATTTGGGAAGAGGATCGGGTTACCGTTGGCATCAAATGGCGAAGCAAGCGGGCTAGTCGTCAGGATGTTGTATAGGATGTTGATGTTCGGATCGTTTTGCTGGGTGAAGCTATTAAGCGTATTCAAACCCACTTTCACCCGTTTGCCGATCTGCTGATCCAGCGTGCCGCGCAACGAATAGCGCTTGATGCCTTGAACGGGAACGATTCCGGTCTCGTCATAATAACCGAGCGAGGCCGAATATTGCGTCTGCTCGGTGCCACCACTCACGCCCAGTGCGTGGTTCTGGATGCGGCCATTCTTGAAGAGCAGATCCTGGTAATCGAAGCTTTTTCCAGCAGCGTAGTTGGCTTTCTCGTCATCGGTCAAGAAGCCGGCGGCTGTGTTGGGGTTTTGCCCGGCAGCGCGGTACGCCTCAGAGCGGAAGTTGTAGTACTCTTCGCCGTTTTGCAGATCAAAGAGGCCATAGGCTCTCTTAGTGCCATAGTACGCGTTGTACGTGGCCTTTGGAGCGCCGTTCTTACCACGCTTGGTGGTAATCAGAATAACCCCGTTAGCACCCCGAGCACCATAAATGGCCGTCGAGGAAGCATCCTTCAGTACTTCCAGCGAAGTAATATCGTCAGGGTTCAAGTCGTTTAAGCTACCATCGTAAGGCACGCCGTCCACTACCAGCAGCGGATCGTTGCTGCCCGCAAAAGAGCGGTTACCGCGGATACGGATAACTGGGTTCTGGCCGGGCGAACTGCTTGCACTCGAGATGTTGACACCCGCAGCACGGCCTTGCAGAGCTTGGCCAATGTTGGCTACTGGCACATCGCGAAGCTGCTGCTCGGATACCGACGTAATGGCGCCCGTTACCTGGCTTTTTTGCTGCGTTCCATACCCTACCACCACTACCTCATCTAGCGCTTTGGTGTTGGTAGCCAACTTAATGTTGACCGTAGTGCCGGAAACGATTGCCTCCTGGCTAACAAAACCGATAGCGCTAAAGACTAACGTGCTGCCGATGGGTGCAGATAACGTAAACCCACCATCGCCATTAGTTGAAACGCCATTCGTGGTGCCTTTCTGCAATACCGTAACACCGGGTAGGCCTTCACCGCCTTCAGCGCTGGTAACCTTACCGGAAATCGTTTGCGCAGCTTGCGCGAAAACGTGGGAAGTAGGTAATAGTAGGCTGGCCATGGGCAGTCCTACGGCCGCAAAAAGCGGCAAGCTCAGGCCTAGGGCCGTCTTGCGTAATGGAAAAGACATAGTTTGTGGGAGTTTATGGTAAAATTTCAATCTTAAAATCCGATAGAATTGCCGCCGTCAACGGGCAGCGAGGCGCCGGTGATGTAGCGCGCTGCTTCCGAGGCCAAGAACACGGCCGCCTGCCCGATGTCCTCGGGTTGGCCGAACTTGCCCATCGGCGTGCGCCGCATGGCCCGGTCGCGCCGCTCCGGGTCCGAGTTCATGGCCGTGCGGCTCATTTCGGTTTCGATGAAGCCCGGAGCAATAGCATTGACGCGCACATTGTCTTTCGAGAACTCCGAGGCCAGCACCTTGACCATGCCTTCCACCGCCGACTTCGAGGCGGCATAAGCTACTACCCGGTCGATGCCGTAGTAGGCCGCCATCGAGGAAATCATCAAGATTACGCCGCTGCGGCGGGCCACCATGCGCTGGGCGCAGGCCCGGGTCAAAGCAAACACGGCGTTGAGGTTGGTGTGGATGATGCGGCTAAATTCCTCATCCGTCACCTCCAGGGCCGGCTTCTTCATGTTTACCCCCGCGTTGTTGACCAGTATGTCCAGGGGGCCATAGGTGGCTTCAATGTGGGCAACCAAACCGTCCAGCTTGTCTAGCTCGCAGACGTCGTTGGTGAGGTAGTGCACCGATTCACCGAGGTCGGCTACTGCTTCTTGCAGCACCGATTCGCGGCGACCCGTGATGATAACCGTAGCGCCGGCCACGGACATGCAGCGGGCTATTTCCAGGCCGATACCGCTGCCACCACCGGTGACGAGAGCCAGCTTGCCTTCCAGGGAAA contains:
- a CDS encoding SDR family NAD(P)-dependent oxidoreductase is translated as MHRIEPLLSTHTQAAGQHQLNPFSLEGKLALVTGGGSGIGLEIARCMSVAGATVIITGRRESVLQEAVADLGESVHYLTNDVCELDKLDGLVAHIEATYGPLDILVNNAGVNMKKPALEVTDEEFSRIIHTNLNAVFALTRACAQRMVARRSGVILMISSMAAYYGIDRVVAYAASKSAVEGMVKVLASEFSKDNVRVNAIAPGFIETEMSRTAMNSDPERRDRAMRRTPMGKFGQPEDIGQAAVFLASEAARYITGASLPVDGGNSIGF
- a CDS encoding SusC/RagA family TonB-linked outer membrane protein gives rise to the protein MSFPLRKTALGLSLPLFAAVGLPMASLLLPTSHVFAQAAQTISGKVTSAEGGEGLPGVTVLQKGTTNGVSTNGDGGFTLSAPIGSTLVFSAIGFVSQEAIVSGTTVNIKLATNTKALDEVVVVGYGTQQKSQVTGAITSVSEQQLRDVPVANIGQALQGRAAGVNISSASSSPGQNPVIRIRGNRSFAGSNDPLLVVDGVPYDGSLNDLNPDDITSLEVLKDASSTAIYGARGANGVILITTKRGKNGAPKATYNAYYGTKRAYGLFDLQNGEEYYNFRSEAYRAAGQNPNTAAGFLTDDEKANYAAGKSFDYQDLLFKNGRIQNHALGVSGGTEQTQYSASLGYYDETGIVPVQGIKRYSLRGTLDQQIGKRVKVGLNTLNSFTQQNDPNINILYNILTTSPLASPFDANGNPILFPNNDQATANALTYYVPDAHLDRRRRIRTFNSLYAQVNILPGLDYRLNVGLDGRSENSESFNASNTPARNGGQNAASRSQNLAFNLLAENLLTYNRTFGKHDVNFTGLYSAQEFRTDGFNAGSQNLPTNYQLSSNLGAGTPTAPGSFENQWDIISYMGRVNYAYDNRYSATVTVRADGSSRLAPGNKYKAFPSGALAWNIVNEQFMQSQAWVNNLKLRASYGRTGSTAVNPYQTLGSLQSGLGNGYYSFGGTGVVGVVPASIPNPNLGWEYTATTNFGLDFGFLQNRISGSIEVYEQRTSDLLLPDALPTVSGYGSFTRNIGKTQNRGLEIGISTVNVRTASGFEWNSDWNFTVNREKVLDLGLGDDENGNPRSDISNQRFIGQPLYVFYDYKKAGIWQPGEEAAIAKAASRIGQIRIEDLNNSGTVDPADRQIIGSRQPKFEAGTTQRFKFKGFDLTAVALTRVGATVVDPLLYPTSYFTTFGGRRNQVNLPYWTPDTPNNPYPQPNQTYFNDFVLNSSTLSYLSGTFIKVRSIDLGYALPASIVQKAKMSTARIYLQVQNPLIWSPEDFYKKNKAIDPDALSYSTRFSGSSSNNNGIAFAEGDLNSNVNSGTAGRGVNYPATRAFIIGVNVGF